The following proteins are encoded in a genomic region of Burkholderia gladioli:
- a CDS encoding YciI family protein produces MRFMIMVRATRASEAGMRPGQALMEAMEVFHVELAKAGVLLDAAGLRPSDEGWRVEHAGGRRTVLDGPFAETKELIAGYTMIQVRSREEALEWSRRFPSPFGEDDGTIEVRQLFEPEDFEPGGYFDRKARA; encoded by the coding sequence ATGCGATTCATGATCATGGTGCGGGCGACCCGCGCGAGCGAGGCCGGCATGCGGCCCGGCCAGGCGCTGATGGAGGCGATGGAGGTCTTTCACGTTGAGCTCGCGAAGGCGGGCGTGCTGCTCGACGCGGCCGGGTTGCGGCCCAGCGACGAAGGCTGGCGCGTCGAGCATGCGGGTGGGCGGCGCACCGTGTTGGACGGGCCGTTCGCCGAGACCAAGGAGCTGATCGCCGGCTACACGATGATCCAGGTGCGCTCGCGCGAGGAGGCGCTCGAATGGTCGCGGCGCTTTCCCTCGCCGTTCGGCGAGGACGACGGCACGATCGAGGTGCGGCAGTTGTTCGAGCCCGAGGACTTCGAGCCGGGCGGCTACTTCGATCGCAAGGCGCGCGCCTGA
- a CDS encoding autotransporter-associated beta strand repeat-containing protein — translation MVRARDSKDGELPKLLPAMGVFLALVGAGIIPAEAACTAAGSNVSCSGAANPLAPSYANGANNLNVTVNPGGSVGVLLGVGGNAMTLTGSNDTLTNNGRIDPTLLGTGLGVLSSGVVMGNASASTQTVTNNGTMAGTTGLSIGLTGMALAVQNGAGGTTNITNTGTMSTSGIIGATLLGPDAGVIAAYGGGQVNINNSGTITGRVALGSSAGGNTFTNSGTVNGSVSMGANSTNQFIATTDSSVNSSGGTGLAVNLGIGAITIGFAATGTVDGGAGGNNTLTLQQGTSATGTINNGNYVNFNHLDVQSGTWTLSGASGAADATLGNGATAVVNNAASLGTGTINANGGAIQSATPGLTLSNNIGTSGAGLGVSGSASLNLSGTISGAGPVTQSGSGTLILSGNNTYTGGTNLNAGTIVMGNNQALGTGTLTVGGNATLDSSQAVTVANQVAVNAGASLALGGSNAMTVSGAISGAGGLVKNGAATTTLTGANTYTGGTTINSGTLALGAGGSLAATGAVNLAGAGAGFDISASGANQTIGALAGAAGTTVSLGANTLTMGDGTNQSFGGTIGGTGGLVKQGSGTETLTGANTYTGGTTINGGTLALGAGGSLAAGGSVNLGTAGAGFDISAAGANQTIGALSGVAGTTVSLGGNTLSFGDATNQSFGGAIGGTGGIVKQGAGTETLTGANTYTGGTTINAGTIAIGAGGSLSNQGTVNLANAGTSLDLSGATTPQAIGGLAGAAGSSVNLGANGLTLGDAGNHSFGGTIGGTGGVTKTGTGTETLTGTQTYTGGTTINGGTLALGAGGSLAAGGAVNLGGTGASFDISGAGAAQTIGALSGVAGTTVALGGNGLTFGDGSDQTFGGAITGTAGITKEGSGTETLTGANTFTGGATVNAGTLAIGAGGSLAAGTGINLANAGTGFDISGATTPQTIGELSGVGGASVNLGANTLTLGDAGNASFGGAIGGTGGLVKQGTGTQTLTGANTYTGGTTIGAGTLALGAGGSLAATGGVALTGTGAALDLSGAGAAQTIGALSGVAGTTVALGGNGLTFGDGSNQSFGGAITGTAGITKNGSGTETLTGTNTFTGGATVNAGTLAIGAGGSLAAGTGINLANSGAGFDISGATTPQTIGGLAGVGGSTVNLGGNGLTFGDSGNETFGGAIAGTGGIIKSGSGTATLTGVNTFTGGATVDAGTLAIGAGGSLSAGTGVNLANAGTGFDISGATTPQAIGGLTGVAGSTVNLGGNGLSFGDAGNETFGGTIAGTGGITKEGTGTATLTGANTFTGGATVNAGTLALGAGGSLAAGTGINLANSGTSFDISNSGAAQTIGGLSGAAGSTVALGGNGLSFGDAGNQTFGGAITGTGGITKAGTGTETLTGVNTFTGGATVNAGTLAIGAGGSLTAGTGLNLANAGTGFDISGATTPQAIGGLTGVAGSTVNLGGNGLSFGDSGNETFGGTIAGTGGITKEGSGTATLTGANTFTGGATVNAGTLAIGAGGSLSAGSGVNLANAGTTFDIGNAGGAQSIGGLSGVAGSTVNLGGNGLSFGDSGNETFGGTIAGTGGIIKSGTGTATLTGVNTFTGGATVNAGTLALGAGGSLAAGTGVNLANAGTGLDISNSSAGQSIGGLTGVTGSTVTLGNNSLSFGDSGNETFGGSIGGAGGIVKIGSGTATLTGANSFTGGATVDAGTLAIGAGGALSAGTGVNLANAGATFDIGNAGGAQTIGGLTGVVGTTVNLGGNGLSFGDSGNETFGGTIAGTGGITKEGTGTATLTGANSFTGGATVNAGTLAIGAGGSLAAGGTVNLANTGTRFDLSGANTPQTVGGLAGAAGSTVNLGGNTLTLGGAGNTSFGGTITGTGGLVKAGTGSQTLGADSTYSGGTTLGGGTLVVGSNGALGSGALTVSGPATLDTSAAVTLNNAVNLGNTATIGGSQDLTLAGTVSGTGGLVKDGNAALTLSGSNTYSGGTTLNGGSLALGNAQALGTGALTVNGGSLLLGSTTLTLGSLDGAAGGTIDTGSGGLNVAGGGTYGGALTGAGSLTKSGTGTLTLTGDNSYAGGTTIAGGTLQVGNGGTSGTLAGNVANAGSLVFNRSDDTSFGGTVSGTGSLTQAGSGQLTLTGASTLSGPTTVAAGTLNVAGSLAQSTVTVMNGGTVTGTGTIGGLVVGNGATAAASQPGSSLNVGGNLIFQPGSTLQVAANPQQAGSVKATGAAQIGGGTVQVLANTGVYSPSTSYTIVDASGGLSGTFSNVTSNLAFLKPQLSYDANRAVLALVANGTSFTDVAQTPNQHEVAAAIGTLGAGNPVYDTLLSTDAPTARAAYNSLDGELYASMKSLLLTDSRYVRDAVTDRVRQGLAASSGPLSALAAGGASLCGDANSVLSGPAGAATAQQRCQSTPYQPVVWGQAFGGRSRFDGNNNASSVSRSMTGFIAGADVGLGDHWRAGVAGGVTHSSFDNDTQSSASADSYSLSIYGGGQFGALGLRGGAAYTWHRIDTDRYPGFAGFSDHAQSGINAQTAQVFGEVGYALPAGAVALEPFVNLAYVNLHTDGMTETGGAAALRSANESNSIGFSTAGLRAATKFDVMSRGGFSARAMAGWRHAFGSTTPNSTFAFVNGGSAFQVSGVPIARDAAVVELGVDANLTQRLKLGLTYSGQYGSGVRDNAVLGNLLWKF, via the coding sequence ATGGTCCGCGCCCGCGATTCGAAAGACGGCGAATTGCCGAAACTCCTGCCCGCCATGGGCGTATTCCTTGCATTGGTCGGGGCCGGAATCATTCCGGCCGAGGCGGCGTGTACCGCGGCCGGCTCCAATGTCAGTTGTTCCGGCGCCGCCAATCCGCTTGCGCCCAGTTATGCCAATGGCGCCAACAACCTCAACGTCACCGTCAATCCGGGCGGTAGCGTCGGTGTGCTGCTCGGTGTCGGCGGCAATGCCATGACGCTCACCGGCAGCAACGACACGCTGACCAACAACGGCCGCATCGACCCGACCCTGCTCGGCACCGGGCTGGGCGTGCTGTCCTCGGGCGTGGTGATGGGCAATGCCTCGGCCAGCACCCAGACGGTCACCAACAACGGCACCATGGCCGGCACCACCGGCCTGTCGATCGGCCTGACCGGCATGGCGCTGGCGGTGCAGAACGGCGCGGGCGGCACCACCAACATCACCAACACCGGCACCATGTCGACCAGCGGCATCATCGGCGCCACCCTGCTCGGCCCCGATGCGGGCGTGATCGCCGCCTACGGCGGCGGCCAGGTCAACATCAACAATTCCGGCACCATCACCGGGCGCGTGGCGCTCGGCAGCTCGGCCGGCGGCAATACCTTCACCAATTCGGGCACGGTGAACGGCAGCGTCTCGATGGGCGCCAACAGCACCAACCAGTTCATCGCCACCACCGATTCCTCGGTCAACAGCTCGGGCGGCACCGGCCTGGCGGTCAATCTCGGCATCGGCGCGATCACCATCGGCTTCGCGGCCACCGGCACCGTCGACGGCGGCGCGGGCGGCAACAACACGCTGACCCTGCAGCAGGGCACTTCGGCCACCGGCACCATCAACAACGGCAACTACGTCAACTTCAACCACCTCGACGTGCAGAGCGGCACCTGGACGCTGTCGGGCGCCTCGGGCGCGGCCGACGCCACGCTCGGCAACGGCGCCACCGCCGTGGTCAACAATGCCGCCTCGCTCGGCACCGGCACCATCAACGCCAACGGCGGCGCGATCCAGTCGGCCACGCCGGGCCTCACGCTGTCCAACAACATCGGCACCAGCGGCGCCGGGCTGGGCGTGTCGGGCAGCGCCTCCCTGAACCTGTCTGGCACCATCTCGGGCGCCGGGCCGGTCACCCAGTCGGGCAGCGGCACGCTGATCCTGTCGGGCAACAATACCTACACGGGCGGCACCAATCTCAACGCCGGCACCATCGTGATGGGCAACAACCAGGCGCTCGGCACCGGCACGCTGACGGTGGGCGGCAACGCCACGCTCGACAGCAGCCAGGCGGTTACCGTCGCCAACCAGGTGGCCGTCAATGCCGGCGCCTCGCTGGCGCTGGGCGGCAGCAACGCGATGACGGTCAGCGGCGCGATCTCGGGCGCGGGCGGGCTGGTCAAGAACGGCGCGGCCACCACCACGCTGACGGGCGCCAATACCTACACGGGCGGCACCACCATCAACAGCGGCACGCTGGCGCTGGGCGCGGGCGGCTCGCTGGCGGCCACCGGCGCGGTCAACCTGGCCGGCGCGGGCGCGGGCTTCGACATCAGCGCCTCGGGCGCGAACCAGACCATCGGCGCGCTGGCCGGCGCGGCCGGCACCACCGTCTCGCTCGGCGCGAACACGCTGACCATGGGCGACGGCACCAACCAGAGCTTCGGCGGCACCATCGGCGGCACCGGCGGCCTGGTCAAGCAGGGCAGCGGCACCGAAACGCTGACGGGCGCCAATACCTACACGGGCGGCACCACCATCAACGGCGGCACGCTGGCGCTGGGCGCAGGCGGCTCGCTGGCGGCGGGCGGCAGCGTCAACCTCGGCACCGCCGGCGCGGGTTTCGACATCAGCGCGGCGGGTGCCAACCAGACCATCGGCGCGCTGTCGGGCGTGGCCGGCACCACCGTCTCGCTGGGCGGCAACACGCTGAGCTTCGGCGACGCGACCAACCAGAGCTTCGGCGGCGCGATCGGCGGCACGGGCGGCATCGTCAAGCAGGGCGCGGGCACCGAGACGCTGACGGGCGCCAACACCTACACGGGCGGCACCACCATCAATGCGGGCACGATCGCGATCGGCGCGGGCGGCAGCCTGTCGAACCAGGGCACGGTGAACCTGGCGAACGCGGGCACCTCGCTCGACCTGAGTGGGGCGACCACGCCGCAGGCGATCGGCGGGCTGGCGGGCGCGGCGGGCTCCAGCGTGAACCTCGGCGCGAACGGCCTGACGCTTGGCGATGCGGGCAATCACAGCTTCGGCGGCACGATCGGGGGCACCGGCGGCGTGACCAAGACCGGCACCGGCACGGAAACGCTGACGGGCACGCAGACCTACACGGGCGGCACCACCATCAACGGCGGCACGCTGGCGCTGGGCGCGGGCGGCTCGCTGGCGGCCGGCGGCGCGGTGAACCTGGGCGGCACGGGCGCGAGCTTCGACATCAGCGGCGCGGGCGCGGCACAGACCATTGGCGCCTTGTCCGGCGTGGCGGGCACCACGGTGGCGCTGGGCGGCAACGGCCTGACGTTCGGCGACGGCAGCGACCAGACCTTCGGCGGCGCGATCACCGGCACGGCCGGCATCACCAAGGAGGGCAGCGGCACCGAAACGCTGACGGGCGCCAACACCTTCACGGGCGGCGCGACCGTCAATGCCGGCACGCTGGCGATCGGCGCGGGCGGGTCGCTCGCGGCCGGCACCGGCATCAATCTCGCCAATGCCGGCACGGGCTTCGACATCAGCGGCGCGACCACGCCGCAGACGATCGGCGAACTGTCGGGCGTGGGCGGCGCCAGCGTCAATCTGGGCGCCAACACGCTGACGCTCGGCGATGCCGGCAACGCCAGCTTCGGCGGCGCGATCGGCGGCACGGGCGGGCTGGTCAAGCAGGGCACCGGCACCCAGACGCTGACGGGCGCCAACACCTACACGGGCGGCACCACCATCGGCGCGGGGACGCTGGCGCTGGGCGCGGGCGGCTCGCTGGCCGCGACCGGCGGCGTGGCGCTGACGGGCACGGGCGCGGCACTCGACCTGAGCGGCGCGGGCGCGGCGCAGACCATCGGCGCCTTGTCCGGCGTGGCGGGCACCACGGTGGCGCTGGGCGGCAACGGCCTCACCTTCGGCGACGGCAGCAACCAGAGCTTCGGCGGCGCGATCACCGGCACGGCCGGCATCACCAAGAACGGCAGCGGCACCGAAACGCTGACGGGCACCAATACCTTCACGGGCGGCGCTACGGTCAATGCGGGCACGCTGGCGATCGGCGCGGGCGGTTCGCTGGCGGCCGGCACCGGCATCAACCTCGCCAATTCGGGCGCGGGCTTCGACATCAGCGGCGCGACCACGCCGCAGACCATCGGCGGCCTGGCCGGCGTGGGCGGCAGCACGGTCAACCTCGGCGGCAACGGCCTGACTTTCGGTGATTCGGGCAACGAAACCTTCGGCGGCGCGATCGCCGGCACCGGCGGCATCATCAAGTCGGGTAGCGGCACGGCCACGCTGACGGGCGTCAACACCTTCACCGGCGGCGCGACCGTCGATGCGGGCACGCTGGCGATCGGCGCGGGCGGTTCGCTCTCGGCCGGCACCGGCGTCAACCTCGCCAATGCCGGCACGGGCTTCGACATCAGCGGCGCGACCACGCCGCAGGCGATCGGCGGCCTCACCGGCGTGGCCGGCAGCACCGTCAACCTCGGCGGCAATGGCCTGTCCTTCGGCGATGCCGGCAACGAAACCTTCGGCGGCACGATCGCCGGCACGGGCGGCATCACCAAGGAGGGCACGGGCACCGCCACCTTGACCGGCGCCAACACCTTCACGGGCGGCGCGACCGTCAACGCCGGCACGCTGGCGCTGGGCGCGGGCGGTTCGCTGGCGGCCGGCACCGGCATCAACCTCGCCAACTCGGGCACCAGCTTCGACATCAGCAACTCGGGCGCGGCGCAGACCATCGGCGGCCTGAGCGGCGCGGCCGGCTCGACGGTGGCGCTGGGCGGCAACGGCCTGAGCTTCGGCGACGCCGGCAACCAGACCTTCGGCGGCGCGATCACCGGCACCGGCGGCATCACCAAGGCCGGTACCGGCACCGAGACGCTGACGGGTGTGAACACCTTCACGGGCGGCGCGACCGTCAATGCGGGGACGTTGGCGATCGGCGCGGGTGGCTCGCTCACGGCCGGCACCGGCCTCAACCTCGCCAACGCCGGCACGGGCTTCGACATCAGCGGCGCGACCACGCCGCAGGCGATCGGCGGCCTCACCGGCGTGGCCGGCAGCACCGTCAACCTCGGCGGCAACGGCCTGTCCTTCGGTGATTCGGGCAACGAAACATTCGGCGGCACGATCGCCGGCACCGGCGGCATCACCAAGGAAGGCAGCGGCACGGCCACGCTGACGGGCGCCAATACCTTCACGGGCGGCGCCACGGTCAATGCCGGCACGCTGGCGATCGGCGCGGGCGGGTCGCTCTCGGCCGGCAGCGGCGTCAACCTCGCCAATGCCGGCACCACCTTCGACATCGGCAACGCGGGCGGCGCACAGAGCATCGGCGGCCTGAGCGGCGTGGCCGGCTCGACGGTCAACCTCGGCGGCAACGGCCTGAGCTTCGGTGATTCGGGTAACGAAACCTTCGGCGGCACGATCGCCGGCACCGGCGGCATCATCAAGTCGGGCACGGGCACGGCCACGCTGACCGGCGTCAATACCTTCACCGGTGGCGCGACGGTCAACGCCGGCACGCTCGCGCTCGGCGCGGGCGGGTCGCTGGCGGCGGGCACCGGCGTCAACCTCGCCAACGCGGGCACGGGCCTCGACATCAGCAATTCGAGCGCGGGGCAGAGCATCGGCGGGCTGACCGGCGTGACCGGCTCGACCGTCACGCTCGGCAACAACAGCCTGAGCTTCGGCGATTCGGGCAACGAGACCTTCGGCGGCTCGATCGGCGGCGCGGGCGGCATCGTCAAGATCGGCAGCGGCACGGCCACGCTGACCGGCGCCAACAGCTTCACGGGCGGCGCCACGGTCGATGCGGGCACGCTGGCGATCGGCGCGGGCGGGGCGCTTTCGGCCGGCACCGGCGTCAACCTCGCCAACGCGGGCGCCACCTTCGACATCGGCAACGCGGGCGGCGCCCAGACCATCGGCGGGCTGACCGGCGTGGTCGGCACCACCGTCAACCTCGGCGGCAACGGCCTGAGCTTCGGCGATTCGGGCAACGAAACCTTCGGCGGCACCATCGCCGGCACCGGCGGCATCACCAAGGAAGGCACGGGCACCGCCACCCTGACGGGGGCCAACAGCTTCACGGGCGGCGCCACGGTCAATGCCGGCACGCTGGCGATCGGCGCGGGCGGCTCGCTCGCGGCCGGCGGCACCGTCAATCTCGCCAACACCGGCACGCGCTTCGACCTGAGCGGCGCGAACACGCCGCAGACGGTCGGCGGCCTCGCCGGCGCGGCGGGCTCGACGGTCAACCTCGGCGGCAACACGCTGACGCTCGGCGGCGCCGGCAACACCAGCTTCGGCGGCACCATCACGGGCACCGGCGGGCTGGTCAAGGCCGGCACCGGCAGCCAGACGCTGGGCGCCGACAGCACCTACAGCGGCGGCACCACGCTCGGCGGCGGCACCCTGGTGGTGGGCAGCAACGGCGCGCTCGGCAGCGGCGCGCTGACCGTCAGCGGCCCGGCCACGCTCGACACCTCGGCGGCGGTCACGCTCAACAACGCGGTCAACCTCGGCAACACGGCCACCATCGGCGGCAGCCAGGACCTGACGCTGGCCGGCACCGTGTCGGGCACGGGCGGCCTGGTCAAGGACGGCAACGCGGCGCTCACGCTCTCGGGCAGCAATACCTACAGCGGCGGCACCACGCTGAACGGCGGCTCGCTCGCGCTCGGCAACGCGCAGGCGCTCGGCACCGGCGCGCTGACCGTCAACGGCGGCAGCCTGCTGCTGGGCAGCACCACGCTCACGCTCGGCTCGCTGGACGGCGCCGCGGGCGGCACCATCGACACCGGCAGCGGCGGCCTGAACGTGGCGGGCGGCGGCACCTACGGCGGCGCGCTGACGGGCGCCGGCTCGCTGACCAAGAGCGGCACCGGCACCCTGACGCTGACCGGCGACAACAGCTACGCGGGCGGCACCACCATCGCCGGCGGCACGCTGCAGGTCGGCAACGGCGGCACCTCGGGCACCCTGGCCGGCAATGTCGCGAACGCGGGCTCGCTGGTCTTCAACCGCTCCGACGACACCAGCTTCGGCGGCACGGTGAGCGGCACCGGCTCGCTCACCCAGGCCGGCAGCGGCCAGCTCACGCTGACCGGCGCCAGCACGCTGAGCGGCCCGACCACGGTGGCGGCCGGCACGCTGAACGTGGCCGGCTCGCTGGCGCAGTCGACCGTCACGGTGATGAACGGCGGCACGGTGACCGGCACCGGCACGATCGGCGGCCTGGTGGTCGGCAACGGCGCGACCGCGGCGGCCAGCCAGCCGGGCAGCTCGCTGAACGTGGGCGGCAACCTCATCTTCCAGCCGGGCTCGACGCTGCAGGTGGCGGCCAACCCGCAGCAGGCCGGCTCGGTGAAGGCCACCGGCGCCGCGCAGATCGGCGGCGGCACGGTGCAGGTGCTGGCCAACACGGGGGTCTACTCGCCGTCCACCAGCTACACCATCGTGGATGCGAGCGGCGGCCTAAGCGGCACCTTCAGCAACGTCACCAGCAACCTCGCCTTCCTCAAGCCGCAGCTCAGCTACGACGCGAATCGCGCGGTGCTGGCCCTGGTGGCCAACGGCACCTCGTTCACCGACGTGGCGCAGACCCCGAACCAGCACGAGGTGGCCGCCGCGATCGGCACGCTCGGCGCCGGCAACCCGGTCTACGACACGCTGCTGTCGACCGATGCGCCCACCGCGCGGGCGGCCTACAACTCGCTCGACGGCGAGCTCTACGCGAGCATGAAGAGCCTGCTGCTGACCGACAGCCGCTATGTGCGCGATGCCGTGACCGATCGCGTGCGGCAGGGCCTGGCGGCCTCCAGCGGGCCGCTCTCGGCGCTCGCCGCGGGCGGCGCCTCGCTGTGCGGCGACGCGAACTCGGTGCTGTCCGGCCCGGCCGGTGCGGCCACCGCGCAGCAGCGCTGCCAGTCCACGCCGTATCAGCCGGTGGTGTGGGGCCAGGCCTTCGGCGGCCGCAGCCGCTTCGACGGCAACAACAACGCCTCGAGCGTCTCGCGCAGCATGACGGGCTTCATCGCCGGTGCCGACGTCGGCCTGGGCGACCACTGGCGCGCGGGTGTGGCCGGCGGCGTGACCCACAGCAGCTTCGACAACGACACGCAGTCCTCGGCCAGCGCCGACAGCTACTCGCTGTCGATCTACGGCGGCGGCCAGTTCGGCGCGCTCGGCCTGCGCGGCGGCGCGGCCTACACCTGGCATCGCATCGACACCGATCGCTACCCGGGCTTCGCGGGCTTCTCGGACCACGCGCAAAGCGGCATCAACGCGCAGACCGCGCAGGTGTTCGGCGAAGTCGGCTACGCGCTGCCGGCCGGCGCGGTGGCCCTCGAGCCCTTCGTCAACCTCGCCTACGTGAACCTGCACACCGACGGCATGACCGAGACGGGCGGCGCGGCGGCCCTGCGCAGCGCCAACGAGTCGAACAGCATCGGCTTCTCGACCGCCGGCCTGCGCGCGGCCACCAAGTTCGACGTGATGTCCCGGGGCGGCTTCTCGGCGCGGGCGATGGCCGGCTGGCGCCATGCCTTCGGCTCGACCACGCCGAACTCGACCTTCGCCTTCGTGAACGGCGGCTCGGCGTTCCAGGTGTCGGGCGTGCCGATCGCGCGCGACGCGGCAGTGGTCGAGCTGGGCGTCGACGCGAACCTCACGCAGCGGCTCAAGCTGGGCCTGACCTACAGCGGCCAGTACGGCAGCGGCGTGCGCGACAACGCGGTGCTCGGCAACCTGCTCTGGAAGTTCTGA
- a CDS encoding RNA polymerase sigma factor: MTGAAASRAIEAVWRIESARIVAYLTRMLRDVGAAEEVAQDALVAALEHWPREGVPDNPAAWLMTAAKRRALDRLRQDTRHTRKQEQLGHELDTLGSWVAPDVAEALEAAREDDIGDDLLRLVFIACHPVLSRDARVALTLKLLGGLSTDEIARAFLTPEPTIAQRIVRAKRTLASARVPFEVPRDDERAARLGSVLEVIYLIFNEGYSATAGDDWTRPALTDEALRVGRVLAELTPGDSEVHGLVALMELQASRMHARIDAAGRPVLLLDQDRGRWDRLLIRRGLAALERARALGGARRPYALQAALAACHAQARTAEDTDWSRIVALYDALAEVTPSPVVALNRAVAVGMAAGPAAGLALVDALAGDPALVRYPWLPGVRADLLARLERHDEARAEWLRAADLTRNARERELLLARAAALPVTRR; the protein is encoded by the coding sequence ATGACGGGCGCCGCGGCCTCGCGCGCGATCGAAGCCGTGTGGCGGATCGAATCGGCCAGGATCGTCGCCTACCTGACGCGCATGCTGCGCGACGTCGGCGCGGCCGAGGAGGTCGCGCAGGACGCGCTGGTGGCCGCGCTCGAGCACTGGCCGCGCGAGGGCGTGCCCGACAATCCCGCAGCCTGGCTGATGACGGCCGCCAAGCGCCGCGCGCTCGACCGGCTGCGTCAGGACACGCGCCACACGCGCAAGCAGGAGCAGCTCGGCCATGAACTCGACACGCTCGGCAGTTGGGTCGCGCCCGACGTGGCCGAGGCGCTGGAGGCCGCGCGCGAGGACGATATCGGCGACGACCTGCTGCGGCTGGTGTTCATCGCCTGCCACCCGGTGCTGTCAAGGGACGCGCGGGTCGCGCTGACGCTGAAGCTGCTCGGCGGCCTGTCGACCGACGAGATCGCGCGCGCCTTCCTGACGCCCGAGCCGACCATCGCGCAGCGGATCGTGCGCGCCAAGCGCACGCTCGCCTCCGCTCGGGTGCCGTTCGAGGTGCCGCGCGACGACGAGCGCGCGGCGCGGCTCGGCTCGGTGCTGGAGGTGATCTACCTGATCTTCAACGAAGGTTATTCGGCCACCGCCGGCGACGACTGGACCCGCCCGGCCCTGACCGACGAGGCGCTGCGCGTGGGCCGCGTGCTGGCCGAACTGACACCTGGCGACAGCGAGGTCCATGGGCTGGTGGCGTTGATGGAACTGCAGGCCTCGCGCATGCATGCACGCATCGATGCGGCTGGCCGTCCGGTGCTGCTGCTCGACCAGGACCGCGGCCGCTGGGACCGGCTGCTGATCCGGCGCGGGCTGGCCGCGCTCGAGCGCGCGCGTGCGTTGGGCGGCGCGCGCCGTCCCTATGCGCTGCAGGCCGCGCTGGCCGCCTGTCACGCGCAGGCGCGGACGGCTGAAGATACAGACTGGTCTCGTATCGTCGCGCTCTACGACGCGTTGGCCGAGGTCACGCCCTCGCCGGTCGTCGCGCTCAATCGCGCGGTGGCGGTCGGCATGGCCGCGGGCCCGGCGGCCGGGCTGGCGCTGGTCGATGCGCTGGCCGGGGATCCCGCGCTGGTGCGTTATCCCTGGCTGCCGGGCGTGCGTGCCGACCTGCTGGCGCGGCTCGAACGTCACGACGAGGCGCGTGCCGAATGGCTGCGCGCAGCGGACCTGACGCGCAATGCGCGCGAGCGCGAACTGCTGCTCGCGCGCGCCGCCGCGCTGCCCGTCACGAGGCGCTGA
- a CDS encoding YciI family protein, whose product MAFMLLIAEPVGQRAQRTQEEGRALYERMLRFAGELESRGVLRAAESLVSEDKGTRVQVRNGEARVVDGPFAEAKEMIGGFFLLDVATEGEAVAIAKTCPAAEWCTVEVRELGPCFL is encoded by the coding sequence ATGGCTTTTATGCTTCTGATTGCCGAACCCGTCGGCCAGCGCGCGCAGCGCACGCAGGAGGAGGGGCGCGCGCTGTACGAGCGGATGCTGCGCTTCGCCGGCGAGCTGGAATCGCGCGGCGTGCTGCGCGCGGCCGAATCGCTGGTGTCGGAGGACAAGGGCACGCGCGTGCAGGTCCGCAACGGCGAGGCGCGGGTGGTCGACGGCCCGTTCGCCGAGGCCAAGGAAATGATCGGCGGCTTCTTCCTGCTCGACGTGGCGACCGAGGGCGAGGCGGTGGCGATCGCCAAGACCTGTCCGGCGGCCGAATGGTGCACGGTTGAGGTTCGCGAGCTCGGCCCCTGTTTCCTGTAG
- the rrtA gene encoding rhombosortase, protein MEGLEGVAGRASPVVPVVPGAGREALAGWGGWSGWLVAGLAIALLQALPPAWREALAFDRAALRGGELWRLVTGHFVHLGWRHAALNLACLAVCMPLMAYRRRALPTLAGLAASSGLLLWAGAPGVAHYVGLSGVIYALAVLGLAPLARQGWPARLLLLAVLARVGWQAVVGSPAAEAAWLGGPVRVEGHLAGIAAACLWLAGAAAWRIVREWAGPDGRSPDARPE, encoded by the coding sequence ATGGAGGGGCTGGAAGGGGTGGCGGGGCGCGCGTCGCCGGTCGTGCCGGTCGTGCCGGGCGCCGGGCGCGAGGCGCTGGCCGGCTGGGGCGGCTGGAGCGGCTGGCTCGTGGCCGGGCTGGCGATCGCCTTGCTGCAGGCGCTGCCGCCGGCCTGGCGCGAGGCGCTCGCCTTCGATCGCGCCGCGCTGCGCGGCGGCGAGCTCTGGCGGCTCGTCACGGGCCATTTCGTGCATCTGGGCTGGCGGCATGCGGCGCTGAACCTGGCCTGCCTGGCGGTCTGCATGCCCTTGATGGCGTATCGCCGGCGCGCGTTGCCGACCCTGGCCGGGCTGGCAGCCTCGAGCGGCCTGTTGCTGTGGGCCGGCGCGCCCGGCGTCGCGCACTACGTGGGCCTGTCGGGCGTGATCTATGCGCTGGCCGTGCTGGGGCTGGCGCCGCTCGCGCGCCAGGGCTGGCCGGCGCGGCTGTTGCTGCTCGCCGTGCTGGCCAGGGTCGGCTGGCAGGCCGTCGTCGGCTCACCGGCGGCCGAAGCCGCCTGGCTGGGCGGGCCGGTGCGGGTCGAGGGGCACCTGGCCGGCATCGCGGCCGCCTGCCTGTGGCTGGCCGGCGCCGCGGCCTGGCGCATCGTTCGCGAGTGGGCCGGCCCTGATGGACGCTCGCCGGACGCGCGCCCAGAATAG